The region CAGGACATATCGAGACCAAGCTCGCCAATCCGGCGCTCAAGCACGTCCAGGCGCTCCTCGCGCTGACTGCCGCCGATGATTTCTCCCACGCGCGGCAGGAGCACGTCCATGGCCGCCACGGTCTTGCCGTCGTCGTTGAGGCGCATGTAGAAGGCCTTGATCTCCTTAGGATAATCATAAACGATGACCGGTCGCTTGAAGTGCTCCTCGGTCAGGTAGCGCTCGTGCTCGGTCTGCAGATCCATGCCGTCCTGCACCGGGAAATCGAACTGCTTGCCCGATTTCTTAAGAATCTGGATGGATTCGCCGTGCGGCAGACGCACAAAGGGCTTAGCCATGATGTTGTCCAGGGAGGCGGTCAGGTCTTTATCCACGAACTTGGCGAACAGGTCCAAGTCGGCGGCGCAGTGCGTGCGTACATGGTCGATGAGCGACTTGAGAAAATTCTCGGCCAGATCCATGTTGTCGCCCAGATCAGCGAAGGCGACCTCGGGTTCGATCATCCAGAACTCGGCAGCGTGGCGCGGCGTATTCGAATTCTCGGCCCGGAAGGTCGGGCCGAAGGTGTATACCTTGCCCAGGGAGCAGGCGAATACCTCGGCCGAAAGCTGGCCCGAAACGGTAAGATGCGCTCCACGCCCGAAAAAATCGCCTTCGAAGGGATTCTCCGCTGCGGGTTTGCCCGTGGAAGGGTCGAGCGTGGTCACACGGAACATTTCGCCCGCACCTTCGCAGTCCGCTCCGGTGATGATAGGCGTCTGCACATAA is a window of Desulfocurvibacter africanus subsp. africanus DSM 2603 DNA encoding:
- the asnS gene encoding asparagine--tRNA ligase yields the protein MHRTSINEALNAEAPRDSITLMGWVRTRRDAKGFSFLELNDGSCLANIQVIVDEGVADAATLKMLNTGSAVKVQGMLVESPGKGQKWEVKAKAVSVFGDADPESFPLQKKRHSDEFLRTIAHLRPRTNKFGALFRIRSEAAFAVHEYFRRNGYFYVQTPIITGADCEGAGEMFRVTTLDPSTGKPAAENPFEGDFFGRGAHLTVSGQLSAEVFACSLGKVYTFGPTFRAENSNTPRHAAEFWMIEPEVAFADLGDNMDLAENFLKSLIDHVRTHCAADLDLFAKFVDKDLTASLDNIMAKPFVRLPHGESIQILKKSGKQFDFPVQDGMDLQTEHERYLTEEHFKRPVIVYDYPKEIKAFYMRLNDDGKTVAAMDVLLPRVGEIIGGSQREERLDVLERRIGELGLDMSCYWWYLELRKFGSVPHAGFGMGFERFLMMVTGVTNIRDVIPFPRTPKHLEF